A part of Thermocrinis albus DSM 14484 genomic DNA contains:
- the cas8a1 gene encoding type I-B CRISPR-associated protein Cas8b1/Cst1: protein MVVRFYVRDWVSASAAVGLLKALEKLGQEPKEFIDGNSLIFEEKDIIEIFPSAFTKKLIDVSSQKNPKKDSFVDRAYSVLSFLQKNFYSNSPLSNPSSVPKRLEEKSKELEDLYRSDPDKAVFELVKRFVGDTFKKILERETSDHTCFFCGERKASIHNGEPKTFEATNFTPLSASPNTVENLFYNGKNNLYLCSVCEIVFYFAGFGFTKVDKMDNRYIFAYVSDIKETLRLNNTLEYYKGFNKEFVTSFLKDLEHHKSRWILENIYIVEVEKVSKVQSNIYSFSIPPRVAKAMKEYLPKYPKTLEPVFNEFLKYIYFGRSLYQLLFEILYGYFHEEELPDSKDSKKITDALRLGMRLAKGNKGLYPSLLFLSKFQEVVEMKDKSFVEKQVGWAYREGLQLKNALLKELGDKALDRIRSISYSILEAIRRRDIDAFQQNLIRAYLSVEREIPRVFVDALKDESFSRIAYAFLIGLNGTERREEDGGEAEETMG, encoded by the coding sequence ATGGTTGTTAGGTTCTATGTAAGAGACTGGGTTAGCGCTTCTGCCGCAGTTGGTCTTTTAAAAGCTTTAGAAAAGTTAGGTCAAGAGCCGAAGGAGTTTATAGATGGTAACTCCCTTATCTTTGAAGAGAAAGACATTATAGAGATTTTCCCTTCTGCTTTTACAAAAAAACTTATAGATGTTTCAAGTCAGAAGAACCCTAAAAAAGACTCCTTTGTAGATCGTGCCTATTCTGTACTTTCTTTTCTTCAAAAAAATTTTTACTCTAACAGTCCATTGAGCAATCCATCTTCTGTTCCAAAGAGACTTGAGGAGAAGAGTAAGGAGTTGGAAGATCTGTACAGGTCAGACCCAGATAAGGCGGTTTTTGAGCTCGTCAAGCGCTTTGTTGGTGATACGTTTAAAAAGATTCTGGAGAGAGAGACGTCGGACCACACTTGCTTCTTCTGCGGAGAAAGAAAAGCCAGCATTCATAACGGTGAGCCCAAAACCTTTGAAGCAACTAACTTTACGCCTCTTTCTGCAAGTCCCAATACGGTGGAAAACTTATTTTATAACGGTAAAAACAACCTTTATCTTTGTTCTGTATGCGAGATAGTCTTTTATTTCGCAGGCTTCGGTTTTACTAAAGTGGATAAAATGGATAATAGGTATATTTTCGCTTATGTCTCCGATATTAAAGAAACTTTAAGACTTAACAATACTTTAGAATACTATAAAGGCTTCAATAAGGAGTTTGTAACGTCCTTTTTGAAAGATTTGGAGCATCATAAATCAAGATGGATCCTTGAAAATATATATATTGTTGAAGTCGAAAAAGTATCTAAAGTACAATCAAATATCTACTCCTTTTCTATACCACCGAGGGTAGCAAAGGCTATGAAGGAATACCTCCCTAAATATCCTAAAACTCTCGAACCTGTTTTCAATGAATTTCTGAAATATATTTATTTTGGAAGAAGTCTTTACCAGCTTCTTTTTGAGATTCTCTATGGATATTTTCACGAAGAAGAACTGCCAGATTCTAAAGATTCTAAAAAAATAACAGATGCTTTAAGATTAGGTATGAGGCTAGCAAAAGGAAATAAAGGTTTGTATCCTTCTCTTCTTTTCCTATCAAAATTTCAGGAGGTGGTAGAGATGAAAGACAAGAGCTTTGTAGAAAAGCAAGTAGGATGGGCGTATAGGGAAGGTCTCCAGTTGAAAAATGCCCTCCTTAAAGAGTTAGGTGATAAGGCACTGGACAGAATAAGATCCATATCTTACAGTATTCTTGAGGCTATAAGAAGGAGGGATATAGATGCTTTTCAACAGAATCTAATAAGAGCCTACCTTAGTGTGGAGAGGGAAATACCGAGAGTTTTCGTTGATGCTCTTAAGGATGAAAGCTTTAGCCGGATAGCTTACGCCTTTCTTATAGGATTAAACGGCACAGAGAGGAGAGAAGAAGATGGAGGAGAAGCTGAGGAAACTATGGGCTAA
- a CDS encoding CRISPR-associated helicase/endonuclease Cas3 → MEEKLRKLWAKSDGTTIREHTDKLLENLKKLKEEYGDIIEERIPDSMRGIFWQTLELACEYHDYGKVHYHFQRKLGNKNVKPPKGNLPEVRHNLLSPAFLPEDKNPVVRKLAALAIIHHHKHDAGKEEVEKVREVLEKEFGKELNYKNLIKYREDEILKKLAKDKNLEEESVRKFYIMLKGCLLRIDHASSNRYSPYVETYRKKEPEGKVREFLQGKGSDFNDLQRFVLENREDNLLVCASTGYGKTEAGFIFLKDKGFFTLPVRVSANAIYERAKGVFGEELVGLLHSSSLLEMALSEDEANIYWENIVLDHHLTSNFAKPIIVSTPDQIVPFVFKYPGYEKIASLLAYSRVVFDEPQLFEPHTMGFLVKGIEKITHLGGKVMVMSATLPPFVEEDLSFLDFKRGKFLTEKVRHNLKVVRRSIKDFTEDIRRLAEEGKVLVVVNTVKRAIELKEILPEAQLLHSQFILKDRKEKEKQIKDFFDNADRGVWITTQLAEVSLDLDADFLVTELSTVDSLLQRMGRVNRRGEKPVDNPNVFILTEECSGIGSVYREAIHEETKKFLEMDQ, encoded by the coding sequence ATGGAGGAGAAGCTGAGGAAACTATGGGCTAAGTCAGACGGCACAACGATAAGGGAACACACCGACAAACTTCTTGAAAATCTTAAAAAACTCAAAGAAGAATATGGAGACATCATAGAGGAGAGAATACCCGATAGTATGAGAGGTATTTTTTGGCAAACTCTTGAACTAGCTTGTGAGTATCATGACTATGGAAAGGTGCACTATCACTTTCAGAGGAAGTTGGGAAACAAAAATGTAAAACCTCCTAAAGGTAACCTACCTGAGGTGAGACATAACCTTCTTTCCCCGGCCTTTTTGCCAGAAGACAAAAATCCTGTTGTGAGAAAACTGGCCGCTCTTGCTATAATTCATCATCATAAGCATGACGCAGGAAAAGAAGAAGTAGAAAAAGTTCGTGAGGTTCTTGAAAAAGAGTTTGGAAAAGAGCTGAACTATAAAAACCTGATAAAGTATAGGGAAGATGAAATTCTTAAAAAGTTAGCTAAAGACAAAAATTTGGAGGAGGAAAGTGTTAGAAAGTTTTACATAATGTTAAAGGGTTGCCTTCTTAGAATAGATCATGCCAGCAGTAATAGGTATTCTCCTTATGTTGAAACTTACAGGAAGAAGGAGCCTGAAGGAAAAGTTAGAGAGTTTTTGCAAGGTAAAGGTTCAGATTTTAACGATCTTCAGAGGTTTGTCCTAGAAAACAGAGAGGACAATCTGCTTGTGTGTGCTTCTACCGGGTATGGAAAGACAGAAGCCGGTTTTATTTTTCTGAAGGATAAAGGTTTCTTTACGTTACCCGTCAGAGTTTCTGCCAACGCCATTTACGAAAGGGCAAAGGGAGTTTTCGGGGAAGAACTGGTGGGGCTTCTTCACAGCAGTTCTCTATTGGAGATGGCACTAAGTGAGGATGAAGCTAACATATACTGGGAAAACATCGTACTTGATCACCATCTTACTAGCAACTTTGCCAAGCCTATAATAGTATCCACTCCGGATCAAATAGTTCCCTTTGTTTTTAAATATCCCGGTTACGAAAAAATAGCGTCTCTTTTAGCTTATTCTCGTGTAGTTTTTGATGAACCTCAACTGTTTGAACCACACACCATGGGTTTTCTGGTAAAAGGTATCGAAAAGATAACTCATCTGGGTGGTAAGGTTATGGTTATGTCAGCTACTCTTCCTCCCTTTGTGGAAGAGGATCTAAGCTTTCTAGATTTTAAAAGGGGAAAGTTTCTCACAGAGAAAGTCAGGCATAACCTAAAAGTTGTCCGTCGATCAATAAAGGACTTTACCGAGGATATAAGAAGATTAGCGGAGGAAGGAAAGGTTCTCGTAGTAGTGAACACTGTTAAGAGAGCTATAGAACTTAAGGAAATTCTCCCTGAGGCTCAACTTCTTCACTCCCAGTTTATACTTAAGGACAGAAAAGAGAAAGAAAAACAGATAAAAGACTTCTTCGATAATGCAGACAGAGGTGTGTGGATAACTACTCAGTTGGCAGAAGTCTCCTTGGACCTTGATGCTGACTTTTTGGTAACGGAGCTTTCTACTGTGGATTCTCTCCTTCAGAGGATGGGGAGAGTGAACCGAAGGGGCGAAAAACCTGTGGACAATCCTAATGTTTTTATCCTTACCGAAGAGTGTTCGGGAATAGGTAGCGTTTACAGGGAGGCTATACACGAGGAAACGAAAAAATTTTTAGAGATGGACCAATAA
- a CDS encoding substrate-binding domain-containing protein, which yields MRNRVKELRERAGLSQEELAKLCKIPRTTLSAIEREMVVPSVSHAIRIARALGCSVEELFPQEEVLRVSPTLREGTTFVAGYVGESIVLHPSFSSFVGHLIPDGVLKEGEPRFFNRGYLHKTIFFAGCDPLFSSLHHSFKEKGYRVVPYHANNTEALYLLKEGFLHVAGVHLGTYQETLEMLKEKVGRGFLVLSAYAWKEGIISRDPVESLQEVKRGVWLVREKGSGVRDVFDRYIEAKVYREVRGTHWDMANLIFNGLGDYTVVPLSVALERGLSFYSLRESDYVLVIREDTDPLFVKSLREELKKLTGMALLPLGYTPKRKVEEVVL from the coding sequence ATGCGCAACAGGGTGAAGGAGCTGAGAGAAAGGGCGGGGCTTTCTCAGGAGGAGCTGGCGAAGCTCTGTAAGATTCCGAGAACTACCTTAAGCGCCATAGAGAGGGAAATGGTGGTTCCTTCTGTAAGCCATGCTATCCGTATAGCCAGAGCTTTGGGTTGTAGTGTAGAGGAACTCTTTCCCCAAGAGGAAGTCCTACGTGTATCTCCCACCTTGAGGGAAGGTACCACCTTCGTGGCAGGATACGTAGGAGAGAGTATAGTTTTACACCCTTCCTTTTCATCTTTTGTGGGTCATCTCATACCGGACGGTGTGTTGAAAGAGGGAGAACCTCGGTTCTTTAACAGAGGTTACCTCCATAAAACCATTTTCTTTGCAGGGTGTGATCCGTTATTCAGTAGCCTTCACCACTCCTTTAAGGAAAAAGGTTACCGTGTAGTACCTTATCATGCTAACAACACAGAAGCTCTTTATCTTCTCAAAGAGGGCTTCCTTCACGTAGCAGGTGTCCATTTGGGAACCTATCAAGAGACCTTAGAGATGCTTAAAGAGAAAGTAGGTAGGGGGTTCTTGGTGCTGTCTGCTTACGCTTGGAAGGAAGGAATCATCAGCAGGGATCCTGTAGAGTCTTTGCAAGAAGTCAAGAGAGGTGTTTGGTTAGTTAGAGAAAAGGGTAGCGGTGTGAGGGATGTTTTTGACAGGTATATAGAAGCCAAGGTATACAGAGAGGTGAGGGGTACTCATTGGGATATGGCGAACCTTATCTTCAATGGTCTGGGTGATTACACGGTGGTACCTCTGTCTGTTGCACTGGAGCGTGGGCTTAGTTTTTATAGCCTAAGAGAGTCCGATTATGTATTGGTTATAAGAGAAGATACCGATCCACTTTTCGTAAAATCCCTAAGAGAAGAGTTAAAAAAGCTTACAGGTATGGCTCTTTTACCTTTAGGATACACACCTAAGAGAAAAGTAGAGGAGGTAGTGCTATGA
- a CDS encoding ATP-binding cassette domain-containing protein has protein sequence MIYLRAKKKLLGSKGEFWLDVELKIEDGITVIFGPSGSGKTTILRILAGLEKPDEGFLEVDGEIWMDTKRGIYLPPYRRRVGFVFQEDTLFPHLTVMENILFGMDKKDKGRALQLLRKVNMEPLKDSYPYQLSGGQRQRVALLRAIARDPRIMLLDEPFSALDENMRSFLQEEVKALQRQISIPMLMVTHSVEEVFKMADRVYIIENGRIIKEGTPHEVFLPTQVSARMSFVATVLDVKEQGNLQLVTIKSDMGISQILCRDLSLKVGDKIMVYVKAFSPSVEKNS, from the coding sequence ATGATATACCTGCGTGCCAAGAAGAAGTTACTGGGATCTAAGGGTGAGTTCTGGTTAGACGTGGAACTGAAGATAGAGGACGGGATTACTGTCATATTTGGGCCATCCGGTTCGGGTAAAACCACCATCCTGAGAATACTGGCAGGATTAGAAAAACCCGACGAAGGTTTTCTGGAGGTTGACGGAGAGATATGGATGGACACCAAGAGGGGTATATATCTCCCGCCCTACAGAAGAAGGGTGGGTTTTGTCTTTCAGGAAGATACTCTCTTTCCACACCTTACCGTTATGGAGAACATCCTGTTTGGTATGGATAAAAAGGATAAAGGGAGGGCTTTGCAGTTACTCAGGAAAGTAAATATGGAACCGCTGAAGGACAGCTACCCTTACCAACTTTCGGGTGGCCAGAGACAGAGAGTGGCTCTTCTTAGAGCCATAGCCAGAGATCCGCGCATAATGTTACTGGATGAGCCTTTCTCTGCTCTTGATGAAAATATGAGATCTTTCCTCCAAGAGGAAGTGAAGGCTCTTCAAAGGCAGATCTCTATCCCCATGCTTATGGTGACTCATTCGGTGGAAGAAGTTTTTAAGATGGCAGACAGAGTTTACATAATTGAGAACGGCCGGATAATAAAGGAGGGAACACCTCACGAAGTGTTCTTACCTACTCAGGTGTCTGCCCGTATGAGTTTTGTAGCTACAGTTCTGGATGTAAAAGAACAGGGTAATCTGCAGCTCGTAACCATAAAATCCGATATGGGAATATCTCAGATCCTGTGCCGTGATCTGTCCCTTAAGGTAGGAGACAAGATAATGGTTTATGTGAAAGCATTTTCGCCCTCTGTGGAAAAGAACTCTTAA
- the modB gene encoding molybdate ABC transporter permease subunit: protein MPDEVLTAMYLTLKLAFITSFLLLFISIPLAYIIAFSKGRWVSFLEAVVSLPLVLPPTVLGFYLLLLMSKKGPIGAVFYQLTGHQLVFHFEGLVLASVIYSLPMMVHPIASGFASVPKRLIEASYSLGKNPLQTLFLVILPNSKGSILSGIILSFTHTLGEFGVVLMVGGNIEGETRVMSVLIYDSVEALDYKTAHILSLIMLSFSFFSLFMLYYVLRHKPKVLS from the coding sequence ATGCCTGATGAAGTACTCACCGCCATGTATCTCACCCTCAAACTGGCTTTTATAACATCCTTCCTTCTTCTTTTCATATCCATACCTCTGGCTTACATAATAGCTTTTTCAAAAGGACGGTGGGTCTCTTTTCTGGAGGCTGTTGTGAGCTTACCCTTAGTTCTTCCTCCCACAGTGCTGGGCTTTTATCTTCTTTTACTTATGAGCAAAAAGGGTCCAATAGGTGCTGTTTTTTACCAGCTTACTGGACATCAGTTAGTTTTTCACTTTGAAGGTCTTGTGCTGGCATCGGTAATATACAGTTTGCCCATGATGGTTCATCCTATAGCTTCCGGGTTTGCTTCTGTACCTAAAAGACTTATAGAAGCCAGTTATAGTTTAGGGAAAAACCCCCTCCAGACGCTTTTTTTGGTAATACTTCCCAACAGCAAAGGTTCAATTCTATCGGGCATAATACTTTCTTTTACTCACACGTTGGGAGAGTTCGGTGTGGTTCTCATGGTGGGTGGCAACATAGAAGGTGAGACAAGGGTGATGTCGGTTCTCATTTATGACAGTGTGGAAGCTCTAGACTACAAAACCGCCCATATTCTTTCTCTTATCATGCTTAGCTTTTCCTTTTTTAGTTTATTTATGCTGTACTATGTGCTACGCCATAAGCCTAAGGTCCTGTCATGA
- the modA gene encoding molybdate ABC transporter substrate-binding protein gives MRVLLFLLWTFLAFSGEIRVFAAADLQHPLSEIVRLYERRHPQDKVVLTFGSSGKGATQIRQGAPFDIYMAANMKFVEDLYKEGYVVTPPKPYAVGKLVIWVRKDSGLDPSKFPQVLLDDRVKKIAIADWKVAPYGAAAKELLERTGLWDRVKEKLVIGENISQTASFVFSGAADVGLISLSQALSKELSAKGIYWVVPKDKYTPIVQGYGITKRGSEKPEVRRFYEFILSKEAREVFKKYGFDEPY, from the coding sequence ATGAGGGTATTGCTGTTTTTGCTGTGGACCTTTTTGGCCTTTTCTGGGGAGATAAGGGTGTTTGCTGCTGCAGATTTGCAGCATCCTCTTTCTGAGATTGTCAGGCTTTATGAGAGGAGGCATCCTCAAGATAAGGTAGTTCTTACCTTTGGTTCGTCAGGAAAAGGTGCTACTCAGATAAGACAGGGGGCACCCTTTGATATCTATATGGCCGCCAACATGAAGTTTGTGGAAGATCTGTATAAGGAGGGATACGTGGTGACACCTCCTAAGCCTTATGCGGTAGGTAAGCTGGTGATATGGGTAAGAAAAGACAGCGGTCTTGATCCCTCTAAGTTCCCTCAGGTTCTTTTAGATGATCGTGTCAAGAAGATAGCTATAGCAGACTGGAAAGTGGCACCTTACGGTGCAGCGGCCAAAGAACTTCTTGAAAGAACTGGTTTGTGGGACAGAGTGAAGGAAAAATTGGTTATAGGTGAGAATATATCTCAAACAGCCTCTTTTGTTTTCTCGGGTGCTGCAGATGTAGGGCTGATATCCTTGTCACAGGCCTTATCCAAAGAGCTGTCTGCCAAGGGTATCTATTGGGTGGTACCAAAAGACAAGTACACACCCATAGTACAAGGTTATGGAATAACTAAACGGGGATCCGAGAAGCCGGAAGTAAGGCGTTTCTATGAGTTTATTCTGTCCAAGGAAGCCAGAGAAGTTTTCAAAAAGTACGGCTTTGATGAACCATACTGA
- the cas5b gene encoding type I-B CRISPR-associated protein Cas5b, producing MEFLKVELLSPCVTFKTPLSLKGIETYPLPPPSTVIGLLYTASGRKWNGERFSLSIQGDYEAIFRDYIRLRKYNKDEKKLEVLPTEIPKLYNFKCVVHIGAERQLIEEFLKALKSPSIYLYLGGGEYPVLVRDVKIVNAWEYSGERELKMNAFVSEAAKDLFYRSNFIQFRVSTFCRKEKGERVCDWLSVYYVQKGESVEGNILVDEEGDIVWLLGSM from the coding sequence ATGGAGTTTCTGAAGGTTGAGCTCTTAAGCCCCTGTGTTACTTTCAAAACTCCCCTCTCTCTGAAAGGCATAGAAACATACCCTTTACCGCCTCCATCCACGGTGATAGGACTTCTTTACACGGCTTCAGGTAGAAAGTGGAACGGAGAGAGGTTTTCTTTGTCTATACAGGGAGACTACGAAGCCATCTTCAGGGATTACATAAGACTGAGAAAATACAATAAAGATGAAAAAAAGCTTGAAGTTTTACCTACTGAGATTCCAAAACTTTACAACTTTAAGTGTGTTGTTCATATAGGTGCGGAAAGGCAACTCATTGAGGAGTTTTTAAAGGCGTTAAAATCGCCTTCAATATATCTTTACTTGGGAGGTGGAGAGTATCCTGTTCTCGTGAGAGATGTGAAGATAGTCAATGCTTGGGAGTATTCTGGTGAAAGGGAACTTAAGATGAACGCTTTTGTGTCAGAAGCAGCAAAGGACTTATTCTACAGGTCTAACTTCATACAGTTTAGGGTGTCCACCTTCTGCAGAAAGGAGAAAGGAGAAAGAGTATGTGACTGGTTAAGCGTATACTACGTCCAGAAAGGTGAAAGTGTTGAAGGAAATATTCTCGTAGATGAAGAGGGGGATATAGTATGGTTGTTAGGTTCTATGTAA